A genomic stretch from Mycobacterium paraterrae includes:
- the bfr gene encoding bacterioferritin, with the protein MQGDPDVLRLLNEQLTSELTAINQYFLHSKMQENWGFTELAGHTRAESFDEMRHAEAITDRILLLDGLPNYQRLFSLRIGQTLREQFEADLAIEYEVLNRLKPGVIMCREKQDSTSAFLLEGIIADEENHVDYLETQLQLMDKLGEELYSAQCVSRPPSTGQAGN; encoded by the coding sequence GTGCAAGGCGACCCGGACGTTCTACGTCTGCTCAATGAGCAATTGACCAGCGAGCTCACCGCGATCAATCAGTATTTTCTGCATTCGAAAATGCAAGAGAATTGGGGATTCACCGAACTGGCGGGCCACACCCGCGCCGAGTCGTTCGACGAGATGCGCCACGCCGAGGCGATCACCGACCGCATCCTGCTGCTGGACGGCTTGCCGAACTATCAGCGTCTCTTCTCCCTGCGCATCGGCCAGACGTTGCGCGAGCAGTTCGAGGCCGACTTGGCGATTGAGTACGAGGTGCTCAACCGTCTCAAGCCGGGCGTCATCATGTGCCGGGAAAAACAGGACTCGACCAGCGCATTCCTGCTCGAGGGCATCATTGCTGACGAGGAAAACCACGTCGACTACCTGGAGACTCAGCTGCAGCTGATGGACAAGCTCGGCGAAGAGCTGTACTCGGCTCAGTGCGTCTCCCGCCCGCCGTCGACAGGTCAAGCCGGCAACTGA
- a CDS encoding (2Fe-2S)-binding protein, which translates to MYVCLCEGVTSQTVSEAVASGASTSKEVAARCGAGLDCGRCRRTVRAIIEAAAQLQPTGT; encoded by the coding sequence GTGTACGTCTGCCTCTGCGAGGGTGTCACCAGCCAAACCGTCTCCGAGGCGGTCGCCAGTGGGGCGTCGACGTCCAAAGAGGTCGCGGCACGATGCGGGGCGGGACTGGACTGCGGGCGTTGCCGACGCACTGTACGCGCGATCATCGAGGCCGCCGCTCAACTGCAGCCTACCGGCACCTAG